gatttggatactttctcgaaaatatcttttgtatccacctaaactttaatataaaatttgtttcaacctgtacgaatttacattttgacttttttttattttattaggctacatacctatatctcggtcatgaaacCAGAAAAAGCAAGGATAATCAGACCTGTGAATTTCAACAACGAATAACACTGACTATCTTGGGcgcgtatggttcactaagagatatttttaagagcaacatcccgattcccgatagctatgaaacggaagaaaTTTGATCAATGCGTTCTTcttattatgacatacggagcagaactttcacgctcacaaaaacaacagctaTAAAAATGCGATTGGCACAAAGACGAATGAAAAGATCGATTCTACGCGTGTCAAAAgcagacaaaataaggaaccaagacctgAGGAAAAGAATAGGTATCACTGATATCGTCGAGCGCACAGACAAGCTGAAACGGAATTGGGTAGGTCACCTACCGAGACTAAAAGTCTCAAGATgtaccagaaaactaattgactggcgcccaagagaagataaacgcagcAGAGAACAAcgaccaacacgctggatggacgacattaaatgAATATCCAAGAAGTGGCAATAAGACGCatagaaccgtgaagagtggtgaaaaatgggagagacctatgtccagcgaTAGAGGGAAGAGGTTGCTTGAAAGGCCCCATCCTGTACTTAAACCATTTCaacgaatattttttttaattgaaatttttggTCAAAACAGATAACTTTGAGATGAAACTCTATGTCTGGATTGGTTGAGGTATAAACCTAAAAGGATAGTAGTTAATAcaaaatacatacatatatagaaaatagtttattattttaAAGTCATTGAATTCATTCTCTCTTAGGTTTTACATTTGGTACATAAACAAGATAAAATTGAGCAATCTTAATTTCAAATATAACCGTTAAGTTTCCGTTCTTTATTCCATAGTAATATATTCTTCCATGTTTGTAATCCTTTTTATTGACCTTCTTACACTTAAGTATATCACTCTCTTCATTCCAACCTAGTGGATTAACGCCATTGTCACCTTCGCAATCTTCTTCAAGCTCTTGCCAGCAGCTAATTTCATAATTAGTTTGTTGAGGTTTTATTATTTTGAAGCACTCTCTATTATCGGTAGATTGTACTTCTTCAACTGTTACATTATTGGCCAgttttattgatgaaatccctCCATTTACTTTAAAACAGTAAATTTTGTAATAATTGTCTTGATCGTAAAATACTTTTCCACATCTCGATGACACAActgaaacaaatataaaattaccAGAAAAATGCCAAAATGCACATAATATAGTACTTATcaccgaagatctgggtgaagcacgacaaatgctacaagaattaaaaaacgtatgttcaacaataggtctaaaaatgaacctCAGCGAGACCAAATTCATGACAAATTTAGTTTCCAAGCGAACACTAAACCATCCAAAGTCAAGTGATCGAATTGACAGAAAACTACATACCtatatatctcggtcatgaaacCAGAATAAGCAAGAATGTTCAGAATAGTTCAACAACGTAGTAATTTCAAcaacgaataacacttgcttggacggcgtatggttcactaagagacataTCTAAGAACAAACATTTCgatagctatgaaacggaagaaatttgaccaatgcgttcttcctattatgacatacggagcaaaactttcacgctcacaaaaacaacagctaTAAAAATGCGATTGGCACAAAGACGAATGAAAAGATCGATTCTACGCGTGTCAAAAgcagacaaaataaggaaccaagacctgAGGAAAAGAATAGGTATCACTGATATCGTCGAGCGCACAGACAAGCTGAAACGGAATTGGGTAGGTCACCTACCGAGACTAAAAGTCTCAAGATgtaccagaaaactaattgactggcgcccaagagaagataaacgcagcAGAGAACAAcgaccaacacgctggatggacgacattaaatgAATATCCAAGAAGTGGCAATAAGACGCatagaaccgtgaagagtggtgaaaaatgggagagacctatgtccagcgaTAGAGGGAAGAGGTTGCTTGAAAGACCACATCCTGTACTAAAAAATTTTcacgaatattttttttaattgaaatttttggTCAAAACAGTTAACTTTGAGATGAAACTTTATGTCTGGATTGGTTGAGGTATAAACCTAAAAGGATAGTAGCTAATACAAAATACATACATTAGAAAATGTATGTTCAataataggtctaaaaatgaacctCAGCAAGACCAAATTCATGACAAATTTAGTTTCCAAGCGAACACTTAACATTCCAAAGTCAAGTGAtcgaattgacagaaaagtacatacctatatatctcggtcatgaaacCAGAATAAGCAAGGATAATCTGACCTGTGAATTTCAACAACGAATAACACTgacttgcttgggcggcgtatggttcactaagagatatctttaagagcaacatgcCGATTCCCGA
The window above is part of the Diabrotica virgifera virgifera chromosome 2, PGI_DIABVI_V3a genome. Proteins encoded here:
- the LOC114335800 gene encoding uncharacterized protein LOC114335800 isoform X3; protein product: MQSIEMYKFLIVFLTFTVTSVVSSRCGKVFYDQDNYYKIYCFKVNGGISSIKLANNVTVEEVQSTDNRECFKIIKPQQTNYEISCWQELEEDCEGDNGVNPLGWNEESDILKCKKVNKKDYKHGRIYYYGIKNGNLTVIFEIKIAQFYLVYVPNVKPKRE